The Lycium barbarum isolate Lr01 chromosome 10, ASM1917538v2, whole genome shotgun sequence genome includes a region encoding these proteins:
- the LOC132616100 gene encoding uncharacterized protein LOC132616100, whose protein sequence is MLRGSSGFYSYGIFEHLKGWPDLNLEEARIAIKLSKPLFHYMAISDDRQRVMPSEEDRASGQVLDFKEAVKLTNPSNPKLKNEVDDKYQYSDEVKNIKVHGWISDTPHMGFWVISPSYEYCNGGPMKQDLTSHVGPTSMAVFFSRHYAGPQLGVSLTNGEAWTKVFGPVFFYVNSDSSNDHSILWEDAKRQMNEETKKWPYDFPASTDYPHANQRGSVSGQLMVHDWYINKDAVPAKNAFIGLAARGVIGSWQSETKGYQFWTQTDNSGNYKINNVRPGIYGLYSWVPGIMGDYKFSSDVTITQGKETHLGQIIFEAPRNAPTLWEIGFPDRTASEFFIPDPLPSLQNYLYINSTVYKFRQYGLWDRYTDLYPNGDLVYKVGVSNFRKDWFFAHVNRRNTDNSFSPTTWQISFDLKNVDPAGTYYLRIALASASHAHLLVWINTPSKPRPWFDSSQVGLSNAIARHGIHGLYMIFNIEFPGTQLHVGENIIYLKQASVHGNFTGLMYDYIRLEGPSQ, encoded by the exons ATGCTGCGTGGGAGTTCTGGATTTTATTCATATGGAATATTTGAACACTTAAAAGGATGGCCTGATCTAAACTTGGAAGAAGCTAGAATTGCTATTAAGCTCAGCAAGCCACT GTTCCATTATATGGCAATATCAGACGATAGGCAAAGGGTAATGCCATCAGAAGAGGATCGTGCAAGTGGACAAGTTCTCGATTTTAAAGAAGCTGTTAAACTCACAAATCCATCCAACCCTAAACTCAAAAACGAG GTCGATGACAAGTACCAATATTCGGATGAGGTCAAAAATATTAAAGTTCATGGGTGGATTAGTGATACTCCACACATGGGTTTTTGGGTAATTTCACCAAGTTATGAATATTGTAATGGTGGTCCTATGAAGCAAGATCTTACCTCTCATGTTGGTCCAACGTCAATGGCT GTATTTTTCAGTAGGCATTATGCAGGGCCACAATTGGGAGTTTCACTAACAAATGGTGAGGCATGGACAAAAGTTTTTGGTCCAGTATTTTTCTATGTTAATTCAGATTCTAGCAATGACCATAGCATACTTTGGGAAGATGCCAAAAGACAG ATGAATGAAGAAACTAAAAAATGGCCATATGATTTCCCTGCATCAACGGATTATCCCCATGCAAATCAACGTGGCTCAGTTAGTGGTCAATTAATGGTCCACGACTG GTACATAAACAAAGATGCTGTTCCTGCAAAAAATGCATTTATTGGACTTGCTGCACGTGGAGTTATTGGATCTTGGCAAAGTGAGACCAAG GGTTATCAATTTTGGACTCAAACTGATAATTCTGGTAACTACAAGATAAATAATGTCAGACCTGGAATTTATGGCTTATATTCTTGGGTCCCTGGAATTATGGGAGATTACAAGTTCTCTTCTGATGTGACTATCACACAAG GGAAGGAAACACATTTAGGTCAAATAATTTTTGAAGCTCCAAGAAATGCTCCAACTCTATGGGAAATTGGATTTCCAGACAGAACTGCTTCTGAATTCTTTATACCCGATCCATTGCCTAGTCTTCAAAATTATTTGTACATTAACAGTACTGTATATAA GTTTAGACAATATGGTTTATGGGATCGTTACACGGATTTATATCCTAATGGAGACTTGGTATACAAAGTTGGTGTTAGTAATTTTCGAAAAGATTGGTTCTTTGCCCATGTAAACAG GAGAAATACGGACAACAGTTTTTCACCAACGACATGGCAAATTTCATTTGATCTTAAAAATGTGGATCCTGCTGGCACTTATTATCTTCGTATAGCTTTGGCTTCTGCATCCCATGCACATTTGCTA GTGTGGATAAATACTCCCTCAAAACCTAGGCCATGGTTTGATTCATCACAAGTTGGATTGAGTAATGCAATAGCCAGACATGGGATTCATGGATTATATATGATTTTCAATATTGAATTTCCAGGGACTCAACTTCATGTTGGTgaaaatataatatatttgaaGCAAGCATCAGTTCATGGTAATTTTACTGGACTCATGTATGATTATATTCGTCTTGAAGGTCCTTCACAATAG